Proteins encoded within one genomic window of Caldilineales bacterium:
- a CDS encoding ABC transporter ATP-binding protein: MSTAIETDDLTKKYGPVTAVDGLSLRVMRGEIYAFLGLNGSGKTTTIRMLLGMVRPTAGEARVLGASIRGRGERPWRAVGYLVETANAYPELTVRENLEVMRRLRPGTEAKAVDRTIERLGLLPYADRRAGALSLGNAQRLGIAKSLLHNPKLLILDEPANGLDPAGIVEVRKLLIELAQERGVTVFMSSHILGEVSRLAKRIGIIHQGRLLQELDVDELERNRQQRLLIRTRDSQAALALLLDAGFAAEMTADGAVAIKDAAAIAAPDDIAARLVHANQSPTLLAVEQEDLEQYFLRLVGVEAGTTR; encoded by the coding sequence ATGAGCACAGCAATCGAGACCGATGATCTGACAAAAAAATACGGCCCTGTAACCGCCGTCGATGGCCTATCTCTGCGCGTGATGCGCGGTGAAATCTATGCCTTTCTTGGCCTCAATGGCTCCGGCAAGACAACGACCATTCGTATGCTGCTGGGAATGGTCAGGCCAACGGCGGGGGAAGCACGCGTGTTGGGAGCAAGCATACGCGGGCGCGGCGAGAGACCCTGGCGCGCTGTCGGCTATTTGGTCGAAACGGCAAACGCCTATCCTGAACTCACAGTGCGCGAAAACCTGGAGGTCATGCGCCGCCTTCGTCCTGGAACCGAGGCGAAAGCGGTCGATCGCACCATCGAACGGCTGGGCTTGCTCCCCTACGCCGATCGGCGCGCCGGGGCATTGTCGCTCGGCAACGCCCAGCGCCTGGGGATTGCCAAGTCGCTTTTGCACAATCCCAAACTGCTCATCCTCGATGAGCCAGCCAATGGCCTGGACCCGGCAGGGATCGTGGAAGTCCGCAAGCTCCTGATCGAGTTGGCGCAGGAACGCGGCGTCACCGTTTTTATGTCAAGCCACATCTTGGGCGAAGTGTCGCGTCTGGCCAAACGGATTGGGATCATCCATCAAGGGCGCCTGCTACAGGAACTCGATGTGGATGAACTCGAACGCAATCGCCAGCAACGACTCCTTATCCGCACGCGTGATAGCCAGGCGGCGCTTGCGCTGTTGCTCGACGCAGGGTTTGCCGCCGAGATGACTGCAGACGGCGCCGTGGCAATCAAGGACGCCGCCGCCATCGCCGCGCCGGACGACATCGCCGCGCGACTCGTCCATGCCAACCAGTCGCCGACGCTGCTCGCCGTCGAACAAGAGGACCTTGAGCAATACTTTCTGAGACTGGTGGGCGTGGAGGCCGGAACTACACGATGA
- a CDS encoding ABC transporter permease, which yields MNNLAQAIGVELLKARRSRIPLFTALGFSLLPFVGGFFMIVLKDPELARRAGLIGAKARIAMGVADWPTYLSFLTLAIAAAGTVLFSLIGSWVFGREYSDHTVKDLLALPTARSSIVFAKFVVIVVWSLALVAMIYLIALGVGAAVALPHIPVPSLLRGGVHLATTAALTLAVITPIIFFASAGRGYLPPMGVAILAIALAQIVGVAGWGEYFPWMIPALYAQGETLGAISYLLVIVTSIVGLAGTFAWWEFADQAH from the coding sequence ATGAATAACCTTGCACAGGCGATCGGGGTGGAGTTGCTCAAAGCGCGCCGATCCCGAATACCCTTGTTCACCGCTTTGGGATTTTCGCTGCTTCCCTTCGTGGGTGGTTTCTTCATGATCGTCCTCAAGGATCCAGAACTCGCGCGCCGTGCGGGCTTGATCGGCGCCAAGGCGCGGATTGCCATGGGTGTGGCCGACTGGCCGACCTACCTCAGCTTCCTCACCCTGGCCATCGCCGCGGCCGGGACCGTACTTTTCAGCCTCATTGGCAGTTGGGTGTTTGGACGCGAGTACTCCGATCACACGGTGAAGGACCTCCTCGCCTTGCCCACCGCCCGTTCCAGCATCGTGTTTGCCAAATTCGTTGTGATCGTGGTCTGGTCGCTGGCGTTGGTAGCGATGATCTATTTGATCGCTCTCGGCGTCGGCGCGGCCGTGGCATTGCCACACATACCAGTGCCAAGTTTGCTGCGCGGCGGAGTCCATCTGGCGACCACGGCCGCCCTCACGCTCGCCGTCATCACCCCGATCATCTTCTTCGCCAGCGCCGGACGCGGTTACCTGCCGCCGATGGGCGTCGCCATCCTCGCCATCGCCCTGGCGCAGATCGTGGGTGTGGCGGGATGGGGGGAGTACTTTCCCTGGATGATACCGGCCTTGTACGCGCAAGGCGAAACCCTCGGTGCGATCAGCTACCTGCTTGTCATTGTCACCAGCATCGTCGGATTGGCCGGCACATT